Proteins from a genomic interval of Yarrowia lipolytica chromosome 1E, complete sequence:
- a CDS encoding uncharacterized protein (Compare to YALI0E31669g, weakly similar to uniprot|P35192 Saccharomyces cerevisiae YMR021c MAC1 metal binding activator singleton), with translation MILVQGEKYACLNCIRGHRSSTCDHTNRPLVQVRRRGRPNHACQHRLAVIAEPTCSCGMTAVLVPEHSVAGIKEEDKKPGSSALKKTTKSVGIIRIGAHSKKIIDTSNGKVTVLDTPVNQFLKENPSGNCTCAASGLEPEEYFDRLKQKSSCCSKEEKPASNGCCSGNKVKKEEESLPSRMHGNGGHVASSHVGNNSHVNSSSPMNPSPAAAHINHSQNSTQALPGVNTIYQGPGVIQGQGQTQGQVNGYHYNSYYQQPSYMYNSAYYAGHTVQVQSEGHGMNGVNGHGHGIQLGLPGQSLPGQSLPGQSLPGQSIPQGVQGQSMAQGVPQGQNVQVMTQAQTMPQVQTQVQTPNQEVQIQMSQTNANSPMLGQIDPSFSQMWKGETPQEPAQPHVSADSGPEDRLTPEEFFDMYFAPTCSIPGQCGCGDGCQCKGCPTHDSQTELEGVSSGERFTWE, from the coding sequence ATGATTCTCGTCCAGGGCGAAAAGTACGCGTGTCTCAACTGCATCCGCGGTCATCGGAGTTCCACCTGTGACCATACTAACCGACCTCTGGTGCAAGTTCGAAGAAGAGGACGGCCAAACCATGCCTGTCAACACCGTCTCGCAGTTATCGCCGAGCCCACCTGCTCGTGTGGAATGACTGCTGTGCTTGTTCCCGAGCACTCGGTGGCTGgaatcaaggaggaggacaaaAAGCCTGGCAGTTCGGcgctcaagaagaccacCAAGAGTGTGGGAATCATTCGAATCGGAGCGCACTCCAAAAAGATTATCGACACTTCAAACGGAAAGGTGACTGTGTTGGACACGCCAGTGAACCAgtttctcaaggagaaTCCCAGCGGAAACTGCACATGTGCTGCCTCAGGCCTGGAGCCCGAAGAGTACTTTGACAGACTGAAGCAGAAGTCGTCCTGTTGCAGtaaggaggagaagccgGCTTCTAACGGATGCTGCAGTGGGAAtaaggtcaagaaggaagaggagagtCTTCCGAGTCGTATGCATGGAAATGGAGGGCATGTGGCCAGCAGTCATGTGGGTAATaatagtcacgtgaacagcAGTAGCCCCATGAACCCCAgtcctgctgctgcacatATCAACCACAGCCAAAACTCGACACAAGCTCTGCCTGGAGTCAACACCATTTACCAGGGACCGGGTGTGATACAGGGCCAGGGTCAGACCCAGGGACAGGTCAACGGGTACCACTACAACAGTTATTACCAGCAGCCGTCGTACATGTACAACTCGGCATACTATGCTGGCCATACAGTCCAGGTTCAGTCTGAGGGTCACGGTATGAATGGGGTGAATGGACACGGACATGGTATTCAGCTGGGTCTTCCAGGCCAGAGTCTTCCAGGCCAGAGTCTTCCAGGCCAGAGTCTTCCGGGTCAGAGCATTCCTCAGGGTGTTCAAGGACAGAGCATGGCACAGGGAGTTCCTCAGGGCCAAAATGTTCAGGTTATGACGCAAGCACAGACTATGCCACAGGTTCAGACCCAGGTTCAGACCCCAAACCAGGAGGTACAGATCCAAATGTCCCAGACCAACGCCAATTCGCCCATGCTTGGCCAAATCGACCCGTCGTTCTCGCAAATGTGGAAAGGAGAGACACCCCAGGAGCCTGCCCAGCCTCATGTTTCGGCAGACTCGGGGCCGGAAGACAGACTCACGCCAGAGGAGTTCTTCGACATGTACTTTGCACCCACATGTTCGATTCCTGGCCAGTGCGGTTGTGGAGACGGCTGTCAGTGTAAGGGATGTCCTACTCACGACTCTCAGACAGAACTGGAAGGCGTTTCCTCAGGGGAGAGGTTTACTTGGGAGTAG
- a CDS encoding uncharacterized protein (Compare to YALI0E31691g, similar to Saccharomyces cerevisiae SUI3 (YPL237W); ancestral locus Anc_6.264, weakly similar to uniprot|P35192 Saccharomyces cerevisiae YMR021c MAC1 metal binding activator singleton): MISQITTSSITNTTHIMSDIEDKKVESLDFDPSLKKKKKKSKPAFVEDDEVSEVADKLDDLKTSAAADDVDEFDFKKKKKKKKAPSALSEFDEELEKAGVDEDPVASGEKVTYTLDGEKEFTYPELLSRFFDILRENNPELAGDRSSKYKIPPPQLLRDGKKSIFANIQEIASKMHRSPEHVAMFIFAELGTSGSTDGNDRLVIKGRFQQKGMETVLRRYIVDYVSCATCKSVNTRLTKENRLTFLDCNSCGSRRSVSSIKTGYSAQIGRRKKM; the protein is encoded by the coding sequence ATGATATCTCAAATTACCACCAGCAGTatcacaaacaccacacacatcATGTCGGACATTGAAGATAAGAAGGTGGAGAGTCTGGACTTCGACCCctctctcaagaagaagaagaagaagagcaagcCTGCATTTGTGGAGGATGACGAGGTCTCCGAGGTTgccgacaagctggacgaTCTCAAGAcctctgctgccgctgACGATGTGGACGAGTTTGAtttcaagaagaagaagaagaagaagaaggcccCTAGCGCTCTGTCCGAGttcgacgaggagctggagaaggctgGTGTCGACGAGGACCCCGTTGCCTCTGGAGAGAAGGTCACCTACACTCTTGACGGAGAGAAGGAGTTCACATACCCCGAGCTCCTGAGCCGATTTTTCGACATTCTGCGGGAGAACAACCCCGAGCTGGCCGGCGACCGGTcgtccaagtacaagattcctcctcctcagctgCTGCGAGACGGAAAGAAGTCGATTTTCGCCAACATTCAGGAAATCGCCTCCAAGATGCACAGATCTCCCGAGCACGTGGCCATGTTCATTTTCGCCGAGTTGGGTACCTCCGGATCCACCGACGGAAACGATCGACTTGTCATCAAGGGTCGATTCCAGCAAAAGGGTATGGAGACCGTTCTCAGACGGTACATTGTGGACTACGTGTCTTGCGCCACTTGCAAGTCCGTTAACACCCGActcaccaaggagaaccGACTCACCTTCCTGGACTGTAACTCGTGTGGATCCCGACGATCCGTCTCGTCCATCAAGACCGGTTACTCTGCCCAGATCGGACGACGAAAGAAGATGTAG
- a CDS encoding uncharacterized protein (Compare to YALI0E31713g, similar to Saccharomyces cerevisiae FAR8 (YMR029C); ancestral locus Anc_2.583, similar to uniprot|P38129 Saccharomyces cerevisiae YBR198c T2D4 Transcription initiation factor TFIID 90 kDa subunit (TAFII-90)), with translation MASSTPPMGEYTLPGVMKYLQREWQRNEKDRIQWELERAEMKARIARLEGENKSLKAHNSSQEKEIKMLMEALKSEDAKVPKLPPLDTSPLVEGQQYLSKCLEEVSYLLHPDVVDVDVDAKDREAAAREAVRDTRDIREVPRVPVQEQPQQLTQPTTHSQPQTQPTTHSQSQPQTQPTTQTQAQSVQAQAVSQAQNGDASATSSWKLQHELTGNNALNMSSFESSTALLTASEDGLIKRWSLEKAKKHESKSHSTYTGHVGTVTSVVASESSGMFYSAGVDKKVRFWQSDLVTELFHINAHKEGIVALDVSEDNFVLVSSSTDGTTKIWSIKTNDMLHSIEGPKRATQDENSDLSEDTFANKPVSASSVLLYKDGTKLVVGYENAHIYLIDVGSGLVTHKIEDAYNSEDNGVTCLAMVGGAHASTQELTLLAGFRDGVIRAFDLAGRLVWQVDAHKGAVSSISVDPASGEMFASVGASLGVKIWTVGATEPVEQIACNSPATASSVTWTAGKEGSIWKGHIATCASDGVARVYSCLR, from the exons aTGGCGTCATCAACCCCGCCCATGGGAGAGTACACTCTTCCAG GGGTCATGAAGTATCTACAACGCGAATGGCAGCGGAACGAAAAGGACAGAATACAATGGGAGCTGGAGAGGGCGGAAATGAAG GCACGCATAGCTCGCTTGGAGGGCGAAAACAAGTCGCTGAAGGCGCACAATTCCAgccaggagaaggaaatCAAAATGCTCATGGAGGCGCTGAAGAGCGAGGACGCCAAGGTGCCCAAATTGCCACCATTGGACACGTCTCCACTCGTCGAGGGCCAGCAGTATCTCTCCAAgtgtctggaggaggtttcGTATCTGCTTCATCCTGATGTTGTCGATGTGGATGTGGATGCCAAGGACAGGGAGGCCGCTGCTAGAGAGGCCGTGCGAGACACCCGCGACATTCGAGAAGTGCCTCGTGTTCCTGTCCAAGAGCAGCCTCAACAACTGACACAACCCACGACACACTCgcagccacaaacacaacccaCGACACATTCGCAGTCACAACCACAGACTCAGCCCACAACACAAACGCAAGCACAGTCGGTTCAGGCACAAGCAGTGTCACAAGCACAAAACGGAGATGCTTCCGCTACTTCCAGTTGGAAACTGCAGCACGAGCTCACTGGCAACAACGCGTTGAACATGTCGTCATTCGAGTCGTCCACCGCCTTGTTGACCGCCTCGGAAGACGGTCTCATCAAGCGATGGAGTttggagaaggccaaaAAACACGAGTCCAAGTCGCATAGCACGTACACCGGTCACGTGGGCACAGTCACCTCCGTGGTGGCGTCGGAGTCGTCGGGCATGTTCTACTCCGCCGGCGTGGACAAAAAGGTGCGCTTTTGGCAGTCGGACTTGGTCACGGAGCTGTTCCACATCAACGCGCACAAAGAGGGCATTGTGGCTCTGGACGTGAGCGAAGACAACTTTGTGCTGGTGTCTTCATCCACCGACGGCACCACCAAGATCTGGAGTATCAAGACCAACGACATGCTCCATTCCATTGAGGGTCCCAAGCGTGCCACTCAGGACGAAAACAGCGATCTGTCGGAAGACACGTTTGCCAACAAGCCTGTGTCGGCATCGTCGGTACTGCTGTACAAGGACGGCACGAAGCTGGTGGTTGGCTACGAGAACGCTCACATTTACCTCATTGACGTGGGCAGTGGACTCGTCACCCACAAGATTGAAGACGCATACAACAGCGAGGACAACGGCGTCACATGTCTGGCCATGGTAGGAGGAGCCCACGCGTCCACCCAGGAGCTCACGCTGCTGGCAGGTTTCCGAGACGGCGTTATCCGAGCATTTGATCTAGCTGGACGGCTGGTGTGGCAGGTGGATGCCCATAAGGGTGCTGTGTCGTCCATCAGTGTCGACCCAGCATCGGGAGAGATGTTCGCGTCTGTGGGAGCTTCATTGGGAGTCAAGATCTGGACCGTGGGAGCCACGGAGCCGGTAGAGCAGATTGCCTGCAATTCGCCGGCCACAGCATCCAGTGTCACATGGACAGCTGGAAAGGAAGGGTCGATATGGAAGGGCCATATTGCCACCTGTGCCAGTGACGGCGTTGCAAGGGTGTATAGTTGCTTGAGGTAG
- a CDS encoding uncharacterized protein (Compare to YALI0E31735g, weakly similar to DEHA-IPF1244.1 Debaryomyces hansenii): protein MYKYPHQSYITLLIMAVTPLVSLLGTDCLRSRTQINISYRLYAQLRTSRTLQILVAHVSARLLGILHHLSQGHGPAAASALSQHELHQQLLGGAALALICQDQSMGRDITTLLVQTGQKLSQLDAVVVKLALGQPVVLLEHLFHLCHQISLGHVGLDGVLLRLSRHSLGLSAGLSAPGDSDGRRRWQRSRAAEVGD from the coding sequence atgtacaagtacccaCACCAATCCTATATTACATTATTAATAATGGCAGTTACGCCACTTGTTAGCCTCTTGGGTACTGACTGTCTTCGATCCCGGACACAGATCAACATTTCATACCGTCTATACGCACAGCTGCGAACCAGCCGAACGTTgcaaatacttgtagcacaCGTCAGTGCGCGGCTACTTGGTattctccaccacctttcGCAGGGGCATGgcccagctgctgcttccgCTCTGTCGCAGCATGAACtgcaccagcagctccttggcggtgCTGCCCTTGCCCTCATCTGCCAGGACCAGAGCATGGGACGCGATATCACGACACTCCTGGTCCAGACCGGGCAGAAGCTTTCGCAGCTTGACGCAGTAGTGGTCAAACTCGCGCTCGGGCAGCCCgttgtccttcttgagcaccttTTCCATCTGTGCCACCAGATCAGCCTCGGACACGTTGGTCTCGATGGCGTGCTCCTCCGGCTCAGCAGACACTCGCTTGGTCTCTCCGCTGGCCTTTCGGCTCCGGGGGACTCCgatgggaggaggaggtggcaaAGAAGCCGAGCTGCTGAGGTTGGTGACTGA
- a CDS encoding uncharacterized protein (Truncated form of YALI0E31757g, weakly similar to uniprot|Q8X0W7 Neurospora crassa 123A4.250 Related to NsdD protein), with translation MATPFLPPCPMTHPMMPPYYTPFSGQDFKRKTFESKDTASHMYQMISQLETFVQNHGGDMRNMAHAASSPHSPLPSIDALNAMILRLRSCSAIFDEWRDNVVAIHQAAASSQTTNAQYPPKTTPPASPLFINTNTKRKRKRSRSDASTTVCRGCGTTETPEWRKGPEGARTLCNACGLYHAKLAKRKGINVAGEAIRQKRMRTNLSE, from the coding sequence ATGGCCACCCCATTCCTCCCCCCATGCCCCATGACCCACCCCATGATGCCTCCCTACTACACGCCCTTCTCGGGCCAGGACTTCAAGCGCAAGACGTTCGAGTCCAAGGACACGGCCTCCCACATGTACCAGATGATCTCGCAACTGGAGACCTTTGTGCAGAACCACGGTGGAGACATGCGGAACATGGCCCACGCCGCCTCGTCCCCACACTCACCTCTGCCCTCCATCGACGCACTCAACGCCATGATCCTGCGGCTCAGAAGCTGCTCGGCCATCTTTGACGAGTGGAGAGACAATGTGGTGGCTATCCACCAGGCCGCCGCCTCGTCCCAGACCACAAATGCCCAGTACCCTCCCAAAACCACCCCTCCCGCCTCGCCGCTCTTCATtaacacaaacaccaagCGAAAGCGCAAACGATCTCGATCCGACGCCTCTACCACTGTCTGTAGAGGCTGTGGAACCACCGAGACTCCAGAGTGGAGAAAGGGTCCCGAGGGAGCACGAACCCTGTGCAATGCCTGTGGACTATACCATgccaagctggccaagcgaAAAGGTATCAATGTTGCCGGAGAAGCCATTCGTCAGAAGCGAATGCGAACTAATTTGAGCGAGTAG
- a CDS encoding uncharacterized protein (Compare to YALI0E31766g, gnl|GLV|YALI0E31766g [Yarrowia lipolytica] similar to B18 Bos taurus accessory protein of NADH- ubiquinone reductase (complex I)): MAEFPPLLSQEDMKKHKILLAYRDRCAALLVPLNECRKKNYYMPWACGHERHEYEMCEVADFQRRVKAMDKLKAEKIEQAKAAAAAAAAAAAADAEESK; this comes from the exons ATGGCTGAATTCCCTCCTCTTC TCTCCCAGGAGGACATGAAGAAGCACAAGATTCTTCTGGCATACCGAGACCGGTGTGCCGCCCTCCTTGTCCCCCTCAACGAGTGCCGAAAGAAGAATTATTACATGCCCTGGGCCTGTGGCCACGAGCGACATGAGTACGAGATGTGTGAGGTGGCCGATTTCCAGCGACGAGTCAAGGCCAtggacaagctcaaggccgagaagatcgagcaggccaaggctgccgctgccgccgccgccgccgccgctgccgctGACGCTGAGGAGTCCAAGTAG
- a CDS encoding uncharacterized protein (Compare to YALI0E31779g, similar to Saccharomyces cerevisiae TYW1 (YPL207W); ancestral locus Anc_6.220, similar to uniprot|Q08960 Saccharomyces cerevisiae YPL207w YP07 Hypothetical 89.8 kDa protein), with translation MFDEILDLWHGSRLMLIPIIGLVIFIVLFDEKKPVEAENETVEKSAATTTTNTSSRALDEKPPMAVDFTTSSSVVSSKPKRVPKTFGKGPKKLSVSLSSQVYVFYSTLTGSTERYAQQLFEYLSTQTKKEPILLNVDYIDDLDEYFVSSKAGSVYCFIVPSYETESPLDYFLDAIKETYNDFRIDSRPLSKVCFSVFGVGDKESWPEKFCYQAKEVDRGLAKLGARRLNPLGNGCVKTDFETNMVEWREHFVDALADGVVPEADDICSDDEEEEEDSKDGIVDVEDMGKIIGSSKPKRKSAKDIMEADSCSAKEMVAKDSPTYKALTKQGYTIVGSHSGVKICRWTKSALRGRGSCYKFAFYGIKSHLCMETTPSLSCSNKCVFCWRHGTNPVGTTWRWQVDPPKEIIDGALAGHYQKIKMLRGVPGVSAERFAEAFRVKHCALSLVGEPIFYPHINEFVGMLHEKRISSFLVCNAQHPKELAAMNQVTQLYVSIDAATKESLKAVDRPLNRDFWERLQECLSILREKRNQRTVFRLTLVKGFNAEEVENYAKMVAKAMPCFIEVKGMTYCGTSKGNPLTMKNVPYYHEVLDFVEQLNEAVANEGLEYGIAAEHAHSCCVLIAQKRFYIDGEWHTHINYDKFFDMLEAGQEFGPEDYTSATPHWAQYGAEEAGFNPADVRHRRGKVVEV, from the coding sequence ATGTTTGATGAAATTCTGGACTTGTGGCACGGCTCCAGATTGATGCTGATCCCCATCATCGGTCTGgtcatcttcatcgtcttgtttgacgagaagaagcccgtTGAAGCCGAGAACGAGACTGTGGAGAAGTCTGCTGCAACTACGACTACGaacacctcctccagagctcTGGATGAAAAGCCCCCCATGGCTGTGGATTTCACCACGTCTTCTTCGGTGGTTTcttccaagcccaagcGAGTCCCCAAGACCTTTGGAAAGGGCCCCAAAAAGCTGTCTGTGTCCCTGTCTTCTCAGGTCTATGTCTTTTACTCCACTCTGACTGGATCCACAGAGCGATATGCTCAGCAGTTGTTTGAGTATCTTTCTACCCAGACTAAAAAGGAGCCCATTCTTCTGAACGTGGACTATATCGACGATCTTGACGAGTACTTTGTCAGCTCCAAGGCTGGATCTGTCTACTGTTTCATTGTTCCTTCTTATGAGACCGAGAGTCCTCTGGACTACTTCCTGgacgccatcaaggagactTACAACGATTTTCGAATCGACAGTAGACCCCTCAGCAAGGTCTGTTTCTCTGtttttggagttggagacaAGGAGAGCTGGCCCGAAAAGTTCTGTTaccaggccaaggaggtggatcGAGGTTTGGCCAAGCTGGGCGCTCGACGTCTCAACCCCCTGGGCAACGGATGTGTCAAAACCGATTTTGAGACCAACATGGTGGAGTGGAGAGAGCATTTTGTGGACGCCCTAGCCGATGGAGTTGTTCCTGAGGCCGACGATATTTGTTCtgatgacgaggaagaggaggaagactccaaggacggtattgttgatgttgaagaTATGGGCAAGATTATTGGCTCCAGCAAGCCCAAGCGAAAGTCGGCCAAGGATATCATGGAGGCCGATTCTTGTTCTGCCAAGGAAATGGTTGCCAAGGACTCCCCCACCTACAAGGCTCTGACCAAGCAGGGCTACACCATTGTCGGATCCCATTCCGGCGTCAAGATCTGTCGATGGACCAAGTCTGCTCttcgaggccgaggctcCTGTTACAAGTTTGCCTTCTACGGTATCAAAAGTCACCTGTGTATGGAGACCACTCCTTCTCTGTCGTGTTCCAACAAGTGTGTCTTCTGCTGGAGACACGGAACTAACCCTGTTGGAACCACCTGGAGATGGCAGGTTGATCCTCCCAAGGAAATCATCGACGGGGCTCTTGCTGGCCACTACCAGAAGATCAAGATGCTTCGAGGAGTTCCTGGAGTCTCTGCTGAGCGGTTCGCCGAGGCTTTCCGAGTCAAGCATTGTGCTCTATCTCTGGTTGGCGAGCCCATCTTCTACCCTCACATTAACGAGTTTGTTGGCATGTTGCATGAGAAGCGAATCTCGTCGTTCCTGGTCTGCAATGCCCAGCACCCCAAAGAGCTGGCTGCCATGAACCAGGTGACCCAGTTGTACGTGTCTATCGACgctgccaccaaggagTCGCTCAAGGCCGTGGACCGACCTCTGAACCGAGACTTCTGGGAGCGTCTGCAGGAGTGTCTGTCGATTCTGCGGGAAAAGCGAAACCAGCGAACCGTATTCCGACTCACCCTGGTCAAGGGTTTTAacgccgaggaggttgagaacTACGCCAAGATGGttgccaaggccatgcCCTGCTTCATTGAGGTCAAGGGAATGACCTACTGCGGAACTTCCAAGGGCAACCCTCTGACTATGAAGAATGTGCCTTACTACCACGAGGTCCTGGACTTtgtggagcagctcaacgagGCTGTAGCCAACGAGGGTCTCGAGTATGGCATCGCTGCCGAGCATGCCCACTCGTGCTGTGTTCTTATTGCCCAGAAGCGGTTCTACATTGACGGCGAGTGGCACACCCATATCAACTATGACAAGTTCTTCGATATGCTGGAGGCCGGTCAAGAGTTTGGACCTGAGGACTACACCTCTGCCACTCCCCACTGGGCTCAGTACGGcgctgaggaggctggtTTCAACCCTGCTGATGTCAGACATCGACGAGGTAAGGTGGTTGAGGTGTAA
- a CDS encoding uncharacterized protein (Compare to YALI0E31793g, weakly similar to KLLA0B02398g Kluyveromyces lactis IPF 7733.1), with product MLPTRSLRSMKGRLAALAENARPSKEDPHAGKIFDENGEEVVQALNFNQVKEQNKRDEDEFHKKYPRHIAYSKMPSYASKQDRLNAETVPWTGEEGFEQGVLRMLEDAHKPLGGQAVRSGQGVPLPKRAPKVSVSARLSGARDQSLDYTMDKVTGTKPVKDEEMSATRRRALDSMGTLNGPVILSGIQSIADQRIEDARKRGQFDGIKRGVPLDLKHSSNPMIDDTEYFLNSMLKRQNILPPWIERQTKLGVKTDRLISDMRVSFIRHVVHSVVRKSKRLEDVLGSLDKHSYENGDPSWEQNALKYHETALEGLNSSIRSYNLQAPQPARRGYLSFEDILKCVYSDVDKAIRQEVIREITAEKKKPPQLYERKVIREKELPKWRVKDMWGHLFG from the coding sequence ATGTTACCAACACGTTCGCTAAGGTCCATGAAGGGCCGGCTGGCCGCTCTAGCCGAAAACGCCCGGCCCTCGAAGGAAGATCCGCACGCTGGCAAGATTTTCGACGAGAACGGAGAGGAGGTTGTTCAGGCATTGAACTTCAACCAAGTCAAGGAACAGAACAAACGAGACGAAGATGAGTTCCACAAAAAGTACCCTCGCCACATTGCCTACTCCAAGATGCCTTCCTACGCCTCGAAACAAGACCGCCTCAATGCCGAAACCGTTCCGTGGAcgggagaagaagggttTGAACAAGGAGTGCTTCGAATGTTAGAAGACGCACATAAGCCACTGGGAGGCCAGGCTGTGAGGAGCGGCCAAGGTGTTCCGCTTCCCAAACGAGCTCCAAAGGTATCCGTATCCGCTCGACTATCTggagcacgtgaccagtCGCTGGACTACACCATGGACAAGGTGACCGGCACGAAACctgtcaaggacgaggagatgtCTGCTACAAGGAGACGAGCGTTGGACTCCATGGGCACGCTCAATGGTCCTGTTATTCTCAGTGGAATCCAGAGCATTGCCGATCAGCGTATCGAAGACGCCCGAAAACGAGGTCAGTTTGATGGTATCAAGCGTGGCGTGCCTCTAGACCTCAAGCACAGCTCCAACCCCATGATCGACGACACCGAGTACTTTCTCAACTCGATGCTCAAACGACAAAACATTTTGCCACCGTGGATCGAGCGCCAGACTAAGTTAGGCGTCAAAACTGACAGGCTTATCTCCGATATGCGTGTGTCCTTCATTCGACATGTTGTACATTCCGTCGTGCGCAAGTCGAAGCGTCTAGAGGACGTTCTAGGGTCTCTCGACAAACACAGCTACGAAAATGGCGACCCCAGCTGGGAACAGAACGCATTAAAGTACCATGAAACCGCCCTGGAGGGCCTGAACTCTAGCATCCGGTCCTATAACCTACAGGCCCCTCAACCGGCCAGACGGGGCTATCTTAGCTTCGAGGACATTCTCAAGTGCGTCTACAGCGATGTGGACAAGGCGATTCGGCAGGAGGTGATTCGCGAGATAACAGcagagaaaaagaagccgCCACAGCTGTATGAACGCAAGGTGATtcgggagaaggagctgccCAAGTGGCGGGTCAAGGACATGTGGGGTCATCTTTTTGG